A DNA window from Trypanosoma brucei brucei TREU927 chromosome 10, whole genome shotgun sequence contains the following coding sequences:
- a CDS encoding hypothetical protein, conserved (match to Lm hypothetical CDS that is also adjacent to dual specificity phosphatase-like CDS) — MLRKPSGVPKRIFATCRYAKKHSIGMGAASSDLQLVISADLWDDGLSFTALTTSTEAIQHSPEALLNNANRPLLIPFLQLLYRRGALMDERRRREIARYLVPSVHHDHLPWLWRDSAGSSPTVVIRGDVSALRSLLPSTWRAAIDHGGAAEPSERLHYWHQVFFAIASNPAFAEPSAFDQAHRELLAIVRDYYTDVLRLQELLPPLADDVTVTRMPPVLVRKLRKLYSEQCRLLQYAEFFRAAVEGEELVMPTCGTALVNDVDVFEYYLTIPGRRESGMGRDERWASTLEYAAFAFRKLFRQLNWKVTDISALMTRPAGILMNACVFARNDNAEGDRYREAILTMMSVFRSFCKEGGNSGGAGASSACDSAAVAACSLLRVLRDAGVSSMLAKCKALHFGPMRGLLDVCTVAAVLELLLCEEAIAEARDNRRSFIWNELEVLLSHRKIVGDEMYVAASGHPHHRRAAHYGIVNLGARIASALFDVVRSASALGKYAGELVKWGLLIGRPLRMTICDAPLTHLTSFLPWLSLNQLEREAEGLKAGMKAASSWTCGCECVNPIQLGAVSCAACVSRHLVEHAWTCPHCSWVSSSGDYIDTCFACSHPHPRGLSVEHDNRVLCVKTHGGAATPCLWACDYCHSYSQLGVSRNNSKVQTCMDCGAGDTGWAASFFEWKCGCGAVNSPLRRWCSVCSFGKADASCVCVYCREWWRLRLRRLGLRDECPACAAPHPRDVAAFERRLWRCPFCHSLTPDSARSCQNCQRPMGMLSQFLPLLPDVPWHCHACGGRHNHRDDEGVLLQTKPERNCSDVCMHCGVHRLDPVLFNRHEAWTCGVCGDVAVHGWCCRRCYALHPAVPSTEVHVWQCVVCRSVNNSWDGYCQRHGCGTRRSADTITLQYAPWCCVCCGKFSRTSQVPQCEHCEAVRSEDRMEVAGAADERHGRRLADVEAQLLSASPSAAGDFLCDELLELMSRRTAAGDWPCCISDSVQLSIPLV; from the coding sequence ATGCTGAGGAAACCGTCAGGGGTCCCAAAGCGCATATTTGCCACGTGTCGATATGCGAAAAAGCACTCGATTGGCATGGGCGCTGCCTCAAGCGACTTACAACTTGTTATATCTGCCGATTTGTGGGATGATGGACTTTCCTTTACGGCGCTCACCACCAGTACGGAGGCTATTCAACACTCACCCGAGGCCTTGCTTAACAATGCCAACCGCCCCCTGCTAATTCCGTTCCTTCAGTTGCTCTACCGACGAGGTGCGCTGATGGATGAGCGCAGGAGACGTGAGATCGCCAGGTACCTAGTGCCCTCCGTTCACCACGACCACTTGCCTTGGTTGTGGCGTGACAGTGCGGGGAGCTCGCCGACAGTTGTGATAAGAGGAGATGTCTCCGCGTTGCGTTCTTTGCTACCATCTACCTGGCGTGCCGCCATTGATCATGGCGGGGCAGCTGAACCAAGTGAACGGTTACACTACTGGCACCAGGTGTTCTTTGCAATCGCTTCCAACCCTGCATTTGCGGAGCCATCGGCTTTTGATCAGGCTCACCGGGAACTTCTAGCAATTGTTCGGGACTACTATACCGATGTTTTACGTTTGCAGGAGCTTCTTCCACCCCTTGCTGATGACGTCACCGTGACGCGCATGCCACCCGTCCTGGTCCGCAAGCTTCGTAAGCTGTACTCTGAGCAGTGCCGACTCCTTCAGTATGCAGAGTTCTTCCGTGCTGCtgttgagggtgaggaactCGTTATGCCTACGTGTGGCACCGCTTTGGTGAATGACGTTGATGTGTTTGAATATTACCTCACAATACCTGGGCGACGGGAGTCAGGAATGGGTCGTGATGAGCGGTGGGCATCAACACTTGAGTACGCGGCGTTTGCTTTTCGAAAGCTCTTCCGTCAACTGAATTGGAAGGTAACTGACATCTCAGCGTTGATGACACGGCCAGCGGGGATTCTCATGAACGCATGCGTCTTCGCCAGGAACGACAACGCGGAAGGTGATCGCTACCGAGAAGCCATATTAACGATGATGAGTGTGTTTCGTTCTTTTTgcaaagaggggggaaactcaGGTGGAGCTGGAGCATCTTCGGCATGCGATTCTGCAGCAGTCGCCGCTTGTAGTTTGTTGAGGGTCCTCCGGGATGCTGGTGTAAGCAGTATGTTAGCCAAGTGTAAGGCGCTACACTTCGGTCCGATGAGAGGACTTTTGGACGTTTGTACTGTGGCCGCCGTGTTGGAATTACTGCTCTGTGAGGAGGCCATCGCGGAGGCGCGGGACAATCGACGCAGCTTTATTTGGAATGAGTTGGAGGTGCTACTTAGCCATCGGAAGATTGTTGGAGATGAGATGTACGTTGCTGCCAGTGGTCATCCGCATCATCGCCGCGCGGCACACTACGGAATAGTGAATTTAGGCGCACGCATAGCCTCCGCGTTGTTTGATGTTGTACGGTCTGCATCCGCCCTGGGGAAGTATGCTGGTGAACTGGTGAAATGGGGATTACTGATTGGGAGACCGCTGCGTATGACCATCTGTGACGCTCCCCTAACGCACTTAACCAGCTTCCTACCTTGGCTCTCGCTAAATCAGCTAGAGCGTGAGGCAGAGGGGCTTAAGGCAGGGATGAAGGCCGCGTCTTCGTGGACTTGTGGTTGTGAATGCGTGAATCCCATCCAGTTGGGGGCTGTTTCGTGCGCTGCTTGTGTTTCGCGTCATTTGGTCGAACATGCATGGACGTGTCCTCATTGTTCTTGGGTGTCTTCTTCGGGGGATTACATTGATACCTGCTTTGCTTGTAGCCATCCCCATCCTCGCGGGCTCTCTGTGGAGCATGACAACAGAGTGTTGTGTGTAAAGACCCACGGTGGCGCCGCAACACCGTGCCTTTGGGCGTGTGATTATTGCCATTCTTATTCTCAACTGGGGGTCTCCAGAAACAATTCAAAGGTTCAAACTTGTATGGACTGTGGTGCTGGCGATACGGGTTGGGCGGCAAGTTTTTTTGAGTGGAAATGTGGTTGTGGTGCCGTGAACAGTCCGCTTCGTCGGTGGTGCAGTGTGTGCAGTTTCGGGAAGGCGGATGCAAGTTGTGTATGTGTCTACTGCCGCGAATGGTGGCGGCTTCGTCTTCGTCGTCTGGGGTTGCGAGACGAGTGTCCAGCGTGTGCCGCCCCACATCCTAGGGATGTGGCTGCGTTTGAGAGGCGTCTGTGGCGCTGCCCATTTTGCCATTCCCTCACACCAGACAGTGCCAGAAGCTGCCAAAACTGCCAGCGGCCCATGGGTATGCTCTCGCagtttctccctttactTCCTGACGTGCCTTGGCACTGCCACGCGTGCGGGGGCCGTCATAACCACCGCGATGATGAGGGGGTTCTCCTTCAGACTAAACCGGAGAGGAATTGCAGCGACGTGTGCATGCATTGTGGGGTACATCGCCTAGATCCAGTTTTGTTCAATCGCCACGAGGCGTGGACCTGCGGGGTTTGTGGCGACGTGGCCGTGCACGGATGGTGTTGCCGCCGCTGTTATGCACTGCATCCTGCTGTACCATCGACGGAGGTACATGTTTGGCAGTGCGTCGTATGCAGGAGTGTGAACAACAGCTGGGACGGCTACTGCCAGCGGCACGGCTGCGGGACGCGGAGGTCCGCTGACACGATAACACTGCAATATGCGCCGTGGTGCTGTGTTTGCTGCGGTAAGTTCAGTCGAACTTCTCAGGTACCCCAATGCGAGCATTGTGAAGCCGTCCGCTCTGAAGATCGTATGGAGGTTGCTGGTGCAGCAGACGAGCGGCATGGCAGGCGGCTGGCTGATGTGGAGGCTCAATTGCTGAGTGCTTCTCCCAGTGCTGCTGGTGACTTTCTGTGTGACGAGTTGCTGGAGTTGATGTCGAGGAGGACTGCGGCGGGTGACTGGCCCTGTTGCATTTCGGACAGTGTCCAGCTTTCCATTCCGCTTGTGTGA